A single region of the Novosphingobium sp. genome encodes:
- a CDS encoding adenosine deaminase — protein MILRLLSRTGFAAAALLVGAPLMAAPQQTMAAVREAQVAAIFDHAAASPTALRVLLRAMPKGGDLHNHMGGSVYAEDFMRWAGEKGLCIDAATLAFAQPPCAPGFSEKEVAEKQPFLFARMIDNLSTRGWQHGVGRNDTSGHTQFFDSFEKFGPAETGKEAQGLVSTRRIAALDHVLYLELQHNPGGIWGWAGAAPDEALTQADLPRIFAREKPVMEAVVARSVAALDAQEQQVKAAMGCGTDRAEAGCGVAVHYLAQSARGMPPLGAFRSLMASFALAARDPRYVGVNIVEPEDWPISLRDYDLHMAMFRFLEGQYPQVHRSLHAGELAFGLVPPTDLADHIAKAIRDGGAQRIGHGTDIALESEANATMARMAREGIAVEINLTSNAVILGVSGADHPLNLYRRRGVPVVLSTDDQGVLRTDMTNEYLRAIREQGLTYRDLKQISRNGLEFSFIPGASLWQSRHVGLPVAACAAGFEAAACRVLAAGSEKARMQLALEGQLAAFERRAIEENKSA, from the coding sequence GTGATCCTTCGCCTGCTTTCACGAACCGGTTTTGCTGCGGCTGCGTTGCTGGTCGGTGCGCCCTTGATGGCGGCGCCTCAGCAAACGATGGCGGCGGTGCGCGAGGCGCAGGTGGCCGCCATCTTCGACCATGCCGCCGCCAGCCCCACGGCTTTGCGCGTGCTGCTGCGCGCCATGCCCAAGGGTGGCGATCTGCACAATCACATGGGCGGTTCGGTCTATGCCGAGGATTTCATGCGCTGGGCGGGCGAGAAAGGCCTGTGCATCGATGCTGCCACGCTGGCCTTCGCCCAGCCGCCCTGCGCGCCGGGTTTCTCCGAGAAGGAGGTCGCGGAAAAGCAACCTTTCCTCTTCGCCCGGATGATCGACAATCTCTCCACGCGCGGCTGGCAGCATGGCGTGGGCCGCAACGACACCAGCGGCCATACCCAGTTCTTCGACAGTTTCGAGAAATTCGGCCCTGCCGAGACGGGCAAGGAAGCGCAAGGGCTGGTCTCGACCCGGCGCATCGCCGCGCTGGACCATGTGCTCTACCTTGAGTTGCAGCATAATCCGGGCGGCATCTGGGGCTGGGCCGGGGCGGCGCCCGATGAGGCTCTGACGCAGGCCGATCTGCCCCGCATCTTCGCACGGGAAAAGCCCGTGATGGAGGCGGTGGTTGCCCGCTCGGTGGCCGCTCTCGATGCGCAGGAGCAGCAGGTGAAAGCCGCCATGGGCTGCGGCACGGACAGGGCCGAAGCCGGCTGCGGCGTGGCGGTGCATTATCTGGCGCAATCGGCGCGGGGCATGCCGCCGCTCGGCGCTTTCCGGTCGCTGATGGCCAGCTTTGCGCTGGCGGCGCGCGATCCGCGCTATGTCGGTGTCAACATCGTCGAGCCTGAGGACTGGCCGATCTCGCTGCGGGACTACGACCTGCATATGGCAATGTTCCGCTTTCTGGAGGGGCAATATCCACAGGTCCACCGCAGCCTGCATGCCGGAGAGCTGGCTTTCGGACTGGTGCCGCCCACCGATCTTGCCGACCATATCGCCAAGGCCATCCGCGACGGCGGCGCCCAGCGCATCGGCCATGGCACGGATATCGCACTGGAAAGCGAGGCCAATGCCACCATGGCCCGCATGGCGCGCGAGGGCATCGCGGTGGAGATCAACCTCACCAGCAATGCGGTGATCCTTGGCGTGTCCGGCGCGGATCATCCGCTCAATCTCTATCGGCGGCGCGGGGTGCCGGTGGTGCTCTCCACCGACGATCAGGGCGTGCTGCGCACCGATATGACCAATGAATATCTGCGCGCCATTCGCGAGCAGGGGCTGACCTATCGCGACCTCAAGCAGATCTCGCGCAATGGGCTGGAGTTCAGCTTCATCCCCGGTGCCAGCCTTTGGCAGAGCCGCCATGTCGGCCTGCCCGTGGCAGCCTGCGCGGCAGGGTTCGAGGCCGCCGCCTGCCGTGTGCTGGCGGCGGGCAGTGAAAAGGCGCGGATGCAACTGGCTCTGGAAGGCCAGCTCGCCGCTTTCGAACGCCGCGCCATCGAGGAGAACAAGAGCGCCTGA
- a CDS encoding DUF1592 domain-containing protein: MTGRQSHRILTRSLMAMGALTVTAASLVRSQESAPIAPITRPAPDVAALFDAYCSSCHNDIDKVASFSLDDLKPGDVAQGAHADAWEKILSKMARQEMPPRSKDQPSPAERAALVAWLQSALDGYARAHPDPGRATVRRLNRVEYANAVRDLLGLQVDVSRDLPQDNSGYGFDNIADVLSVSPTLVERYVLVAGRVARLATGLGPVKPFATTHDIPKDGSIMNSGRPAYNDRMSERLPIGSRGGGAFDYYARAGGTYEVAGWLNANTNNEADRMAEDRVAVRVPLQAGAHVIGLSFRKSIAPDESVQTLRNTTDKVPLPVDKPIMLPMDVSVDGVKVQTVQVPSYRMSQRYSQQNFPRDVMEIDVLGPYDVAAKAPLPDTPSRRRIFTCHPSSAAQEEPCARSIVTSLARHAYRRPVSQSDIAPLMKTYAEERKTGSFETGVEAAVEAILVSPHFLFAVEGDPAGAAPGSVHAVGDLELATRLSLFLWSSIPDEQLLTLAQQNRLHDPAVMNAQITRMLADPRSTALTKNFAGQWLYLRNLDQQRPDTDVFPQFDVRLRAAMAQETELFFTHVLQSNRSVLDFLSSDYTFLNARLAQHYGIPGINGTAMRLVKLDPAWHRGGLLGQASILTVTSYGNHTSVVKRGKWVLENLLAAAPPPPPPDVPALQEAHGGKLLTARQQLELHRSNPSCAACHVRMDPMGFSLENYDAVGAWRTMDVGQPIDNSGILPDGTHFAGLSGLQKILLDHREQFVQAFTSRLMTYALSRGLGPFDQPQVRAIAHAADGDGDKIQTIIRGIVFSDSFRLKKVPDGKPLTPTQITMRQAR, encoded by the coding sequence ATGACGGGCCGCCAAAGCCACCGCATCCTCACACGCAGCCTGATGGCCATGGGCGCGCTGACGGTGACCGCCGCTTCGCTGGTGCGTTCGCAAGAAAGCGCGCCGATTGCTCCCATAACACGCCCGGCCCCCGATGTGGCCGCGCTGTTCGATGCCTATTGCTCCTCCTGCCACAATGACATCGACAAGGTCGCCTCCTTCTCGCTCGACGATCTGAAACCAGGCGATGTGGCGCAGGGCGCGCATGCCGATGCCTGGGAGAAGATCCTGAGCAAGATGGCCCGGCAGGAAATGCCCCCGCGCAGCAAGGACCAGCCCAGCCCGGCCGAGCGCGCCGCGCTGGTCGCCTGGCTGCAAAGCGCGCTGGACGGCTACGCCCGCGCCCATCCCGATCCGGGTCGCGCCACGGTGCGCCGCCTCAACCGTGTGGAATATGCCAATGCGGTGCGCGATCTGCTGGGGCTGCAGGTCGATGTCAGCCGCGATCTGCCGCAGGACAATTCAGGCTATGGCTTCGACAACATTGCCGATGTGCTCTCGGTCTCGCCCACGCTGGTCGAGCGCTATGTGCTGGTGGCAGGCCGCGTGGCGCGGCTGGCGACGGGGCTTGGTCCCGTAAAGCCCTTCGCCACCACGCATGATATTCCCAAGGACGGCTCGATCATGAATTCGGGCCGCCCGGCCTACAATGACCGCATGAGCGAGCGCCTGCCGATCGGCTCACGCGGGGGCGGCGCCTTCGATTACTACGCGCGCGCCGGCGGCACCTATGAGGTGGCGGGCTGGCTCAACGCCAACACCAACAATGAAGCCGACCGCATGGCCGAGGACCGCGTGGCGGTGCGCGTGCCGCTGCAGGCCGGAGCCCATGTGATCGGCCTCTCCTTCCGCAAGAGCATCGCGCCCGATGAAAGCGTGCAGACGCTGCGCAACACCACCGACAAGGTGCCGTTGCCGGTGGACAAGCCCATCATGCTGCCGATGGATGTGTCGGTGGATGGGGTGAAGGTGCAGACCGTTCAGGTGCCTTCCTACCGCATGAGCCAGCGCTATTCGCAGCAGAATTTCCCGCGCGATGTGATGGAGATCGATGTTCTGGGCCCCTACGATGTGGCGGCAAAAGCACCGCTGCCCGATACGCCCAGCCGCCGCCGCATTTTTACCTGCCATCCTTCCAGTGCGGCGCAGGAAGAGCCTTGCGCACGCTCCATCGTCACCTCATTGGCGCGCCACGCCTATCGCCGCCCAGTCAGCCAGAGCGATATCGCCCCGCTGATGAAGACTTACGCCGAGGAGCGCAAAACCGGCAGCTTCGAGACGGGTGTCGAAGCGGCGGTGGAAGCTATCCTCGTCTCCCCCCATTTCCTCTTCGCAGTGGAGGGCGATCCGGCGGGCGCGGCGCCCGGTTCGGTGCATGCGGTCGGCGATCTGGAACTGGCCACCCGCCTCTCGCTGTTCCTGTGGAGTTCGATCCCCGATGAGCAACTGCTGACTCTGGCCCAGCAGAACCGCTTGCACGATCCGGCAGTGATGAACGCCCAGATCACCCGCATGCTGGCCGATCCGCGCTCCACCGCGCTGACGAAGAACTTCGCCGGGCAGTGGCTCTATCTGCGCAACCTCGACCAGCAGCGGCCCGATACCGATGTCTTCCCCCAGTTCGATGTGCGCCTGCGCGCCGCCATGGCGCAGGAAACCGAGCTGTTCTTCACCCATGTGCTGCAATCGAACCGCAGCGTGCTGGATTTCCTGTCCTCGGACTACACCTTCCTCAACGCCAGATTGGCCCAGCATTACGGCATTCCGGGTATCAACGGCACGGCAATGCGTCTGGTGAAGCTGGACCCGGCATGGCATCGCGGCGGCCTGCTGGGTCAGGCCAGCATTCTGACGGTCACCTCCTATGGCAACCACACCAGCGTGGTGAAGCGCGGCAAATGGGTGCTGGAAAACCTGCTGGCCGCAGCGCCCCCGCCGCCCCCGCCCGACGTGCCCGCGCTGCAGGAAGCCCATGGCGGCAAGCTGCTGACCGCGCGCCAGCAGTTGGAGCTGCACCGCTCCAACCCCTCTTGCGCGGCCTGCCATGTGCGGATGGACCCGATGGGCTTTTCGCTGGAAAATTATGATGCGGTGGGCGCATGGCGCACCATGGATGTCGGCCAGCCGATCGACAACAGCGGCATCCTGCCCGATGGCACCCATTTCGCGGGGCTTTCGGGGCTGCAAAAGATCCTGCTCGATCACCGCGAACAGTTTGTTCAGGCCTTCACCTCGCGGCTGATGACCTATGCCCTCTCGCGCGGGCTCGGGCCTTTCGATCAGCCGCAGGTGCGCGCCATCGCCCATGCCGCCGATGGCGATGGCGACAAGATCCAGACGATCATTCGCGGCATCGTCTTCAGTGACAGCTTCCGCCTGAAGAAGGTGCCAGACGGCAAGCCCCTCACCCCCACCCAGATCACCATGAGGCAAGCTCGATGA